Proteins encoded within one genomic window of Carassius gibelio isolate Cgi1373 ecotype wild population from Czech Republic chromosome A4, carGib1.2-hapl.c, whole genome shotgun sequence:
- the LOC127977261 gene encoding serine/threonine-protein kinase WNK1 isoform X4 produces the protein MSSENPDKVVTFLAPPPSNNVNGSGSDSLVGEKLDTTPVRKRRHTMDKDLKTAEHRFFRRSVICDSNVTALDLPSKACILTSPPDCEQFVVPVVLGLVPDITIDTQEGVSGVLLEEHAEDGRVAGVDGIVEVQSPSVQDVGVRQNETLGTVETEPSDVADKEEESGVADKREEEEKGVAKARAEAEQREAEKKVQEDEEVETKAVGTSPDGRFLKFDIEIGRGSFKTVYKGLDTETTVEVAWCELQDRKLSKSERTRFKEEAGMLKGLQHPNIVRFYDSWESPSKGRKCIVLVTELMTSGTLKTYLKRFKVMKIKVLRSWCRQILKGLHFLHTRAPPIIHRDLKCDNIFITGPTGSVKIGDLGLATLKRSSFAKSVIGTPEFMAPEMYEEKYDESVDVYAFGMCMLEMATSEYPYSECQNPAQIYRRVTSGVKPGSFDKVAIPEVKEIIEGCIRQNKDERYTIKDLLNHAFFQEETGVRVELAEEDDGEMIGIKLWLRIEDVKKLKGKYKDNEAIEFSFDLQRDVPEDVAQEMVESGYVCEGDHKTMAKAIRDRVSLICRKREQRQQVRAEQEKRKQEEEQMQLSSESLKNVPGSQGSAQSQCGSQPPTPGLVKPECEETDADPQLQYMHVGMTLADGVLDSGQGSSVFSEPQLSMSYSSPASSQPQQVPGQAAYPPSSQAPQQHTAYPQQPMPQSVSQPYGGGGSGLVEPPLFFPTILERPVSFSPPPSCSPKAFNVQRRKSTSILEAHTRHFQPTYHHSYGSSLHPLSGMEALGPGCEPSLFMMPRMATQRLAQPLHLQPPAEPPYGYKDMRAEQEETVRRLSLNQAALMDQLEAMAYSGYPMTAHQLSHISFHQQMKVAGAASLAYETQSQPGPAYLHPHIQSHMRLTHSPIPLLPSMSVSSSASAPQQTAAADPGHQPHSFPHSAPPVLAHTSEPNTTFDFHMHNLQADPAMLASRLYRARRGSMDLNLEEASGSQGLCGRLQPVTEELYSYVSPELPLPPGSLLLHGPKELSPEPSSDSMTSSDAGEFHSPPPHSLFQPQDCSAAQSIPQTLYYKTDGGSNVSEGHPPSQTTFLFIPPSESSTIPSSHISALHSTWARQPSHPPDLKYHESALSHQGTTLVQVPIPQSTSAMSLVSGSSPSATSASQQYGGYYVQALPSQAAVPQQVSLGQTFQPGVSLSHQQVPQQPPSTMVQSSSQTQVQPGSQPTQLLCVPTIAVAPLLQQPVPETLMYPAAVPVPATSPSALPPHLPQLVPPLVTPVPTIHVVTVPSPTEQPCLPADSPAQTSHSVSQNLMTELSQLQTPAVESCHSDVASGLSDGNEGATGGRHEGRSAKRHQRRSVRSRSRNEKTSKAKLNVLNISSMGDRVAECQLETHNRKMVTFKFDLDGDNPEEIAQIMVQSEFILESERESFIEQIREVIETADEKGVERERSQSASDHEQHVPTTSAPLEQGVPPSSATLVVHSAGRRFIVSPVPESRLREQFFISPQPTNKEPSPSVSVPLPALGLSMSASAVSLQQAFSELHQGRFDPGPSTAPPMLHVSMPPLLPAAAPLPSSAAPVVPPPVSSEVTSVSINPSGSSSPPPTLPASAMPSPPAHSQLPPTQNQAVPTVFSVISTTSSLPMPAVPAATSFPQTSVPIPAPACTAALPAHTATPMGSVSGGSSEQPPIPSASAQLTPPVIPTTAIQTPQLTPSTTAVIPTSPAQSQVPALQPVTTNTPVVQPTPMHSQPQTSTVPNQSHAHCVECDSDPQGKGVDDIQALDKKLRSLFMDLGSGLPSAQSDVTSDPLAASSIPGSSSPTACATPSSTPLPPSSLPLNSPGQPTGSPMTSMGNASTPIGYNQTTPSKAPLSRLPVLPVSPDQAGTPPTEHLPPFPGPCLTQSQQPLEDLDAQLRRALSPETVPVSSVMNQSSLTGIPSGGQPGSFSVDDESAAAPAARGYILGRFQVSAAPDENALQAPTTSHDSSSTSSSSTTSSCSSSSSSLSSPENTLHRTSSPLREMKVDEVDGLPALPNQTKTHPQPTTIGRFQVTTKTDTKVGRFSVSRSQDEALVASFQTPEPQPAPPAHPAVGNGPSPGTLNNSVSSYFSSDNDSELEDEDFKREVSKLREKHMMESQALYTRQKAEIEALFTRLGKTPPAMVNPPVVNPAGRRRRPTKSKSSKSSRSSSQGSKSPVLPATSTLSMQSAPSMYPPPQAFLAPGGMIDGGSSPLLQSFKPSPSSENLCSAYTSDATLSAPSLCVTSQGCVKFSCGSERVTFKPGGRRTRFLSTPCLALWTSSTNTVAGNGQNQNQPPISQSQSCKGMFTDELHKLVDNWARDAMTLSQSKRGSKHQQQVAPQGHSYEMVPPPNMGRKYSAPGQLCPSIASTLSSHPPMPNTPATSLGALKGSLCPTPQYGYPSAPYSAQWAGLATHTQAGLLATSQPLGQYPQVPTPLQTFHISTLQKSVSHPGGPNLKTT, from the exons GATCGAAAGCTGTCGAAATCAGAGCGCACGCGGTTCAAGGAAGAGGCCGGGATGTTGAAAGGTCTGCAGCACCCAAACATTGTGCGTTTTTACGACTCATGGGAGTCGCCCTCCAAAGGCCGCAAGTGCATTGTGCTGGTCACAGAGCTCATGACGTCAGGAACCCTAAAAAC GTATCTGAAGCGCTTCAAGGTTATGAAGATAAAGGTGTTGCGGAGCTGGTGCCGGCAAATCCTGAAGGGCCTGCATTTCCTCCACACCAGGGCTCCTCCCATCATTCACCGGGACCTTAAGTGTGACAACATCTTTATCACCGGTCCCACCGGCTCCGTTAAGATCGGTGATCTGGGCTTGGCCACCCTCAAGCGCTCTTCATTCGCTAAGAGTGTCATAG GTACCCCTGAGTTCATGGCGCCTGAGATGTACGAGGAAAAATACGACGAGTCGGTGGATGTGTACGCCTTCGGAATGTGCATGCTGGAGATGGCTACCTCTGAGTACCCTTACTCCGAGTGTCAGAACCCCGCTCAAATCTATCGCAGAGTCACCAGC GGAGTTAAACCTGGGAGTTTCGACAAGGTAGCCATTCCAGAGGTGAAAGAGATCATCGAGGGATGTATTCGCCAAAACAAAGATGAAAG ATACACCATCAAGGACCTTCTGAACCATGCCTTTTTCCAAGAGGAGACCGGGGTGCGGGTGGAGCTGGCTGAGGAGGACGATGGGGAAATGATTGGCATCAAACTCTGGTTACGCATTGAAGACGTCAAGAAACTGAAAGGCAAATACAAAGACAATGAAGCCATCGAGTTTTCCTTTGACCTCCAACGAGATGTGCCAGAAGATGTGGCTCAGGAAATG gttGAGTCGGGCTATGTTTGCGAGGGTGACCACAAAACCATGGCCAAGGCCATCAGGGACCGCGTATCACTGATCTGTCGCAAACGAGAGCAAAGACAGCAGGTGCGAGCCGAGCAAGAGAAACGCAAGCAGGAGGAGGAGCAAATGCAGTTGTCCAGCGAGTCTTTGAAGAACGTGCCCGGCTCTCAAGGTTCTGCACAGAGTCAGTGCGGTTCCCAGCCTCCGACCCCTGGCCTCGTCAAACCTGAGTGTGAGGAGACTGATGCAGACCCGCAGCTTCAGTACATGCACGTTGGAATGACCT TGGCTGACGGGGTGCTTGACAGTGGTCAGGGTTCATCCGTGTTCTCAGAACCTCAACTCAGCATGTCGTATAGTTCTCCTGCATCATCGCAACCCCAACAGGTGCCTGGACAGGCTGCCTACCCTCCCAGCTCTCAAGCTCCCCAACAGCACACTGCATACCCCCAGCAGCCCATG CCGCAATCAGTGAGTCAGCCATACGGTGGAGGAGGCTCAGGTCTGGTCGAGCCCCCTCTCTTTTTCCCCACCATCCTGGAACGGCCTGTCTCATTCTCCCCACCGCCATCTTGCTCGCCTAAAGCTTTCAACGTGCAGCGCCGCAAGAGCACCTCCATCCTGGAGGCCCACACGCGTCACTTCCAGCCCACCTACCATCATAGCTATGGCAGCAGCCTGCACCCGCTTTCTGGCATGGAAGCTCTGGGACCTGGCTGCGAACCCTCCCTGTTCATGATGCCGAGGATGGCAACTCAAAGATTGGCCCAGCCACTGCACCTACAGCCCCCAGCAGAACCACCATACGGATATAAAGACATGAGGGCAGAGCAAGAGGAAACTGTGCGCAGACTCAGCCTCAACCAGGCTGCATTAATGGACCAACTGGAAGCCATGGCCTACAGTGGCTACCCTATGACTGCACATCAGCTAAGCCACATCAGCTTCCATCAGCAAATGAAGGTGGCTGGTGCAGCGAGCTTGGCCTATGAGACTCAATCACAGCCTGGGCCAGCTTACCTACACCCTCATATCCAGAGCCATATGCGCTTAACCCACAGCCCGATCCCACTGCTGCCTTCCATGAGTGTGTCTAGCTCTGCCTCTGCACCGCAGCAAACCGCAGCTGCAGATCCAGGCCATCAGCCCCACTCGTTTCCCCATTCCGCACCACCCGTGTTGGCTCACACATCTGAACCGAACACCACCTTTGATTTCCACATGCACAACCTCCAGGCGGACCCAGCCATGCTGGCGTCTAGACTGTACAGAGCCCGCCGGGGCTCCATGGACCTTAACCTGGAGGAAGCGTCTGGCAGCCAGGGTTTGTGTGGTCGACTGCAGCCCGTTACCGAAGAACTGTATAGCTACGTGAGCCCGGAGCTGCCTCTTCCCCCGGGCAGCCTGCTTCTCCATGGACCTAAAGAACTAAGTCCCGAACCTTCAAGTGACTCCATGACCTCCTCCGATGCTGGGGAGTTCCACTCGCCTCCGCCTCATTCATTGTTCCAACCTCAAGACTGTTCCGCAGCTCAATCCATCCCACAAACGTTGTACTACAAAACAGATGGAGGGAGCAACGTCAGTGAAGGACACCCACCCAGTCAGACGACGTTTCTGTTCATTCCACCTTCTGAATCATCTACCATTCCATCCTCACACATCAGTGCTCTGCACAGCACCTGGGCCCGTCAACCATCCCATCCACCGGACCTCAAATACCACGAGTCTGCCTTGTCCCATCAGGGCACTACCTTG GTGCAGGTCCCGATCCCTCAATCTACAAGTGCCATGTCTCTGGTTTCCGGCAGCTCCCCATCAGCCACCTCTGCTTCTCAACAG TATGGAGGTTACTACGTCCAAGCACTCCCTTCGCAG GCTGCTGTTCCACAACAGGTTTCCCTGGGGCAGACATTCCAACCAGGTGTCTCGTTATCCCACCAACAAGTTCCCCAACAGCCACCCAGCACTATGGTTCAGAGCAGTTCCCAGACACAGGTCCAGCCCGGCTCCCAGCCCACACAG TTACTCTGCGTGCCAACTATAGCAGTTGCCCCGTTGCTGCAGCAACCTGTGCCTGAAACGCTGATGTACCCGGCAGCCGTGCCTGTGCCAGCCACATCCCCGTCAGCGCTGCCGCCTCATCTACCACAATTGGTACCGCCTCTAGTGACACCTGTGCCAACCATCCATGTGGTCACAGTCCCCTCCCCAACCGAACAGCCATGTTTGCCAGCAGACAGCCCAGCGCAG ACATCTCATAGCGTCTCTCAGAATTTGATGACAGAGCTGTCACAACTCCAAACTCCTGCTGTGGAGAG ctGTCATTCTGATGTGGCATCTGGGCTCAGCGATGGTAATGAGGGTGCAACGGGTGGCAGGCATGAGGGTCGTTCTGCCAAACGGCACCAGCGCAGATCAGTGCGCAGCCGTTCACGCAATGAAAAAACCTCTAAGGCCAAGCTCAATGTGCTTAAT ATCTCCAGCATGGGCGATAGAGTTGCGGAGTGTCAATTAGAAACACACAACAGAAAAATGGTTACTTTCAAGTTTGATCTCGATGGCGATAACCCAGAGGAAATTGCACAGATAATG GTACAAAGTGAATTCATTCTAGAGAGCGAGCGCGAGTCCTTCATCGAGCAGATTCGAGAGGTCATAGAAACAGCAGATGAGAAAGGTGTGGAGAGAGAGCGCAGCCAG TCAGCCAGTGATCACGAGCAGCATGTGCCCACCACATCTGCGCCTCTTGAGCAAG GTGTGCCTCCTAGTTCAGCTACCCTGGTGGTCCACTCGGCAGGCCGCAGGTTTATCGTGAGTCCAGTGCCTGAATCCAGACTGAGGGAACAGTTCTTTATCTCACCCCAACCCACAAATAAAGAGCCTTCACCCT CTGTGTCAGTTCCACTGCCTGCCTTGGGGCTTTCTATGTCGGCGTCTGCAGTCAGTCTACAGCAGGCGTTCTCTGAATTGCATCAAGGCCGGTTTGACCCAGGCCCCAGCACTGCGCCACCTATGCTCCATGTCTCCATGCCCCCTCTGCTTCCCGCCGCAGCACCCTTGCCCTCTAGCGCCGCCCCGGTGGTCCCTCCCCCAGTGTCTTCTGAAGTGACCTCTGTCTCCATAAACCCTTCAGGGTCTTCGTCACCTCCTCCTACCCTTCCTGCCTCTGCCATGCCCTCCCCCCCAGCCCATTCGCAACTCCCTCCAACTCAAAATCAGGCTGTACCTACTGTCTTCAGTGTTATTTCCACCACTTCCTCTCTGCCAATGCCAGCTGTGCCTGCCGCCACATCCTTCCCCCAAACCTCAGTCCCCATTCCTGCACCTGCCTGTACTGCTGCCCTGCCAGCTCACACCGCGACTCCTATGGGATCTGTTTCTGGTGGCAGTAGTGAACAGCCGCCCATCCCCTCTGCTTCAGCTCAGCTCACACCACCAGTCATCCCCACCACAGCCATCCAGACGCCACAGCTCACACCATCCACCACTGCAGTTATTCCCACCTCACCTGCTCAGTCACAAGTGCCCGCCCTCCAACCGGTTACCACCAATACACCAGTCGTGCAGCCCACACCTATGCACAGCCAACCTCAAACCTCTACCGTGCCCAATCAGAGCCACGCACATTGTGTAGAATGTGACAGCGATCCACAGGGAAAGGGCGTTGATGACATTCAGGCTCTGGATAAAAAACTGCGCTCGCTTTTCATGGACCTAGGCTCTGGTCTACCCTCTGCCCAGTCTGATGTCACATCTGACCCCTTGGCAGCTTCAAGCATCCCTGGCTCCTCCTCTCCAACTGCCTGTGCCACCCCTAGCAGCACCCCTCTCCCTCCCTCTAGTTTACCCCTGAACTCCCCTGGTCAGCCCACAGGCTCTCCCATGACCTCCATGGGTAATGCCTCCACCCCGATCGGCTACAATCAGACAACTCCATCCAAAGCACCGTTATCAAGATTACCG GTGTTGCCTGTCAGCCCAGATCAGGCTGGCACACCGCCAACAGAGCACCTACCACCCTTCCCAGGACCTTGTTTAACTCAG TCCCAGCAGCCCCTGGAGGATCTGGATGCCCAGCTGAGACGGGCGCTGAGTCCAGAGACCGTCCCAGTCAGCAGTGTCATGAACCAG TCGTCTCTCACTGGGATCCCATCTGGAGGACAGCCAG GTTCGTTTTCTGTGGATGATGAGTCCGCAGCTGCACCTGCAGCCAGAGGATACATCCTGGGACGATTCCAG GTGTCAGCGGCTCCTGATGAGAACGCCTTGCAGGCTCCTACCACCTCCCATGACTCATCCTCCACATCTTCttcctccaccacctcctcctgtTCATCATCCTCCTCTAGTCTCTCTAGCCCTGAGAACACCCTACACCGAACCTCCTCTCCACTTAGAGAAATGAAAGTAGATGAGGTTGATGGCCTCCCTGCTCTCCCCAATCAGACGAAAACCCATCCCCAGCCCACCACCATTGGCCGTTTCCAGGTAACCACCAAGACGGACACAAAGGTGGGGCGTTTCTCAGTGAGCAGATCACAGGACGAGGCTCTTGTGGCTAGCTTCCAAACCCCAGAACCCCAGCCAGCACCTCCAGCCCATCCAGCTGTTGGAAACGGTCCAAGTCCCGGGACCCTCAACAACTCGGTCAGCTCCTACTTCAGCAGCGACAATGACTCAGAGTTGGAAGATGAAGACTTTAAGCGAGAAGTCAGCAAGTTGAGGGAGAA GCACATGATGGAGAGTCAGGCTCTGTACACCAGGCAGAAGGCAGAGATTGAAGCACTGTTCACTCGTTTGGGCAAAACACCTCCCGCTATGGTCAACCCTCCTGTTGTAAACCCAGCCGGCCGCAGACGACGTCCCACTAAGAGTAAAAGCAGCAAATCTAGCCGCAGTAGCTCACAGGGCAGCAAGAGTCCTGTACTGCCAG CAACCAGCACTTTATCCATGCAGAGCGCTCCCTCCATGTATCCGCCTCCGCAGGCCTTCCTGGCCCCTGGGGGGATGATAGATGGGGGGAGCAGCCCTCTGCTTCAGTCCTTCAAACCCTCCCCTTCTAGTGAGAACCTCTGCTCCGCTTACACCAGTGACGCCACGCTCTCTGCGCCCAGTTTGTGTGTCACCTCGCAAg GCTGTGTAAAGTTCAGCTGTGGGTCGGAGAGAGTGACCTTCAAACCAGGTGGCAGGAGGACGCGTTTTCTGAGTACGCCCTGCTTGGCTCTTT GGACGAGCAGCACCAACACGGTGGCAGGAAATGGTCAGAATCAAAACCAGCCGCCCATCTCTCAGTCCCAGAGCTGCAAGGGCATGTTCACAGACGAGCTGCACAAATTGGTGGACAACTGGGCCAGGGACGCTATGACCCTGTCGCAGAGCAAGAGAGGCTCCAAACACCAACAACAAGTGGCTCCTCAGGGCCACAGCTACGAA ATGGTTCCTCCTCCCAATATGGGTCGTAAGTACTCAGCTCCAGGCCAGCTGTGCCCAAGCATCGCTTCAACTCTGAGCAGCCACCCGCCCATGCCCAACACTCCCGCTACCTCTCTGGGGGCCCTGAAGGGCTCCTTGTGTCCCACGCCGCAGTACGGTTACCCCTCTGCACCTTACAGTGCCCAATGGGCTGGTTTGGCCACGCACACCCAGGCCGGTCTGCTGGCCACCTCGCAACCCCTGGGACAGTACCCCCAGGTCCCCACCCCTTTACAGACGTTCCACATCAGCACTTTGCAAAAGTCAGTCAGCCACCCGGGTGGACCCAACCTGAAGACCACGTAG